In a genomic window of Helianthus annuus cultivar XRQ/B chromosome 10, HanXRQr2.0-SUNRISE, whole genome shotgun sequence:
- the LOC110886707 gene encoding LOW QUALITY PROTEIN: mitogen-activated protein kinase kinase kinase 1 (The sequence of the model RefSeq protein was modified relative to this genomic sequence to represent the inferred CDS: substituted 1 base at 1 genomic stop codon), translating into MVEGDEYQSNEEKIKRSLQEIFENRRKRADFQEHFTDGDYSFDSKVVSPSGSDMLDKTRERRHMEGESCIRSLQPQLLAPPPAMSRMIVDDLGPSEASDVLFRGSFKNWQKGNVLGSGSLCTVYEGYNESGFFFAVKEFSLLNEGRWRKQIITQLEREISLLSQLDHENIVRYLGTDKDDDKIYIFLELVTKGSLAKLYLTYELRDSHVSAYTRQILRGLNYLHERNVVHRDIRCANILLDASGSVKLSDFGLEKVTTSNDITYIKGSPYWMAPEVTSILXIELSVALEIWLLGCCVLQLLCGNPPFSPLTGGVQTLFRIGRGEPPLIPKTLSDEAQDFIAKCLQVNPDDRPTAAQLLEHPFLKTNFKNSPHASAYYKAYDGTQL; encoded by the exons ATGgtggagggtgatg AATATCAATCAAATGAAGAAAAGATAAAACGTTCTTTACAGGAGATTTTTGAAAACCGTAGAAAGAGAGCGGATTTCCAAGAACATTTCACTGACGGAGATTATTCCTTTGATTCAAAAG TTGTCTCACCTTCTGGTTCAGATATGTTGGATAAAACGCGGGAGAGACGCCATATGGAGGGTGAAAGTTGTATAAGGAGTCTCCAGCCACAGTTACTTGCTCCTCCACCTGCTATGTCACGAATGATCGTGGATGATTTGGGTCCAAGTGAGGCATCAGATGTTTTGTTCAGGGGCAGTTTTAAAAACTGGCAGAAGGGTAATGTTCTTGGAAGTGGTTCGCTTTGCACTGTCTATGAAGGTTATAACGA ATCTGGGTTCTTTTTCGCTGTGAAGGAGTTTTCTTTGCTTAATGAAGGAAGATGGAGAAAGCAGATCATTACTCAACTTGAACGG GAAATATCATTACTAAGTCAGCTCGATCATGAGAACATAGTTCGATATCTTGGAACAGATAAA GATGATGACAAGATATATATCTTTCTTGAGCTTGTAACTAAAGGTTCACTGGCAAAGCTGTACCTAACGTATGAATTGCGGGATTCCCATGTCTCGGCATACACCAGGCAGATCTTGAGAGGTTTGAATTACTTGCATGAACGAAACGTGGTTCATAG GGATATCAGATGTGCTAATATATTGCTTGATGCAAGTGGGTCTGTGAAGCTTTCCGATTTTGGATTGGAAAAAG TAACCACATCGAATGATATTACATATATCAAAGGGAGTCCATATTGGATGGCACCTGAGGTTACTTCTATTCTCTGAATTGAGTTGTCTGTGGCT ttggagatttggttgt TGGGGTGTTGCGTCTTACAAC TCTTGTGTGGAAATCCCCCTTTTTCACCTTTGACCGGAGGG GTGCAAACACTGTTTAGAATTGGCAGGGGTGAACCTCCTTTAATTCCGAAAACACTGTCTGATGAAGCCCAGGATTTCATAGCTAAATGCTTGCAAGTCAATCCAGATGACCGCCCTACTGCCGCCCAACTACTGGAACACCCATTCTTGAAGACCAACTTCAAGAACTCTCCCCATGCTTCTGCATACTATAAAGCCTATGATGGCACACAGTTGTag
- the LOC110886708 gene encoding receptor-like protein kinase FERONIA, with the protein MSFMKDFDHLKIQMQDVASATNNFDPTKVIGRGGFGKVYKGELSSSEGQITVAFKQLDRRLGQGNIEFWKEVMMLSEYKHENLISLMHFCIEGDEMILVYEYACRGSLDRYLNDSTLTWIQRLKICDGAARGLHFLHDPKDTQQRILHRDIKSANILLDEKWTAKVSDFGLSKVGPANQAHTYLVSHAVGTPGYCDPLYMELGFLSKESDVYSFGVVLFEILCGRLCIEYHKHELTKILVREWRRCYEEKRLDDIILPGLKEQMDPGSLKSFSAVAYRCVKKAREERPTMAEIVKELEFSLKQQKASDS; encoded by the exons ATGTCTTTCATGAAAGATTTTGATCATCTTAAAATTCAAATGCAAGATGTAGCATCAGCCACCAACAACTTTGATCCCACCAAGGTGATCGGGCGTGGTGGATTCGGGAAAGTGTATAAAGGAGAACTCTCTTCCTCGGAGGGTCAAATCACAGTCGCTTTTAAGCAACTTGATCGCAGACTGGGGCAAGGGAACATTGAATTTTGGAAGGAGGTCATGATGCTTTCCGAATACAAACATGAAAATCTCATCTCCCTTATGCACTTTTGCATTGAGGGTGATGAGATGATCCTGGTCTATGAGTATGCTTGCCGTGGAAGCCTTGACCGGTATCTAAATGATAGTACTCTCACTTGGATCCAGCGCTTGAAGATATGTGATGGGGCTGCACGTGGGCTACATTTCTTACACGATCCTAAGGATACACAACAAAGAATTCTTCATCGTGACATCAAAAGTGCAAACATTCTTTTGGATGAGAAATGGACGGCCAAAGTTTCTGATTTTGGATTGTCAAAAGTTGGCCCTGCTAACCAAGCGCACACATATCTTGTGTCCCATGCTGTTGGCACACCTGGGTATTGTGATCCGTTATATATGGAGTTGGGTTTTCTATCAAAAGAGTCTGACGTGTACTCTTTTGGAGTGGTGttgtttgaaattttgtgtgggAGATTATGCATCGAGTATCACAAGCATGAGCTGACTAAAATCTTGGTGCGTGAGTGGAGACGATGCTACGAGGAGAAGAGGTTAGATGATATTATTCTTCCTGGTCTGAAAGAACAAATGGATCCAGGTTCTTTGAAATCATTTTCAGCCGTTGCCTATCGGTGTGTGAAGAAAGCTCGTGAAGAGCGGCCGACGATGGCTGAGATCGTAAAGGAACTTGAGTTTTCACTCAAGCAACAA aaagCCTCCGATTCTTGA
- the LOC110886709 gene encoding uncharacterized protein LOC110886709, giving the protein MSSILASNGMVLATAMAAVSGTVLLLAFRLQKQPDAAGHFSIIHHHHHNPRPCISSDGKKREKKNKKVHFAEDVMEPSGNGEEFRKRLQSKNIGQNRTFSSTLKVEGGQKKIVRNYEGLPANRLALYSGILRDRGVHRVSYC; this is encoded by the exons ATGTCATCAATCTTGGCTTCAAATGGGATGGTGTTAGCCACCGCCATGGCCGCCGTCTCCGGCACCGTCCTCCTCCTTGCCTTCCGCCTCCAGAAACAACCCGACGCCGCCGGTCACTTctccatcatccaccaccaccaccacaacccaaGACCCTGCATCTCTTCAG ATGGAAAGAAGAGAGAGAAAAAGAACAAGAAAGTACACTTTGCAGAGGATGTGATGGAACCAAGTGGAAATGGAGAAGAGTTTAGGAAGAGGTTACAAAGTAAGAATATTGGTCAAAATAGGACTTTTTCGTCAACTTTGAAAGTTGAAGGGGGTCAAAAGAAAATTGTCAGAAACTACGAGGGTCTTCCAGCAAATAGATTGGCTTTGTATTCTGGAATCCTCAGAGATCGTGGCGTTCATCGAGTCTCATACTGCTAA
- the LOC118483244 gene encoding nucleobase-ascorbate transporter 3-like has protein sequence MSGLNTLLQTLIGNRLPTVMGPSFAYILSVLAIINDFADEDFSSEHQRFEHTIRAIQGALIISSFFNIIIGFSRAWGDFNKFFSPVVIVAYVCVIGLRLFGRGFPEVIMFGSSGPLCSRKIRIAFLYCTCVGFCCYPHCSRCL, from the exons ATGTCGGGTTTGAACACCCTTTTGCAAACTTTGATCGGTAACAGGCTTCCTACGGTCATGGGACCGTCTTTTGCTTATATCTTATCTGTGTTGGCAATCATAaatgattttgcagatgaagatTTCTCATCTGAGCATCAG AGATTTGAACACACTATAAGGGCTATTCAAGGAGCCTTGATAATATCTTCATTCTTCAATATTATTATCGGATTTAGTAGGGCATGGGGAGACTTCAATAA GTTTTTCAGTCCTGTTGTTATCGTTGCATACGTTTGTGTAATCGGTCTTCGTTTATTTGGAAGGGGGTTTCCTGAGGTAATAATGTTCGGTTCATCGGGCCCACTCTGTTCTCGAAAGATTCGCATTGCTTTTTTGTATTGCACTTGTGTGGGCTTTTGCTGCTATCCTCACTGTAGCCGGTGCTTATAA